Sequence from the Cydia strobilella chromosome 14, ilCydStro3.1, whole genome shotgun sequence genome:
ATATTAACGGTATGGGAAACCTGTCTGAATTTTCCCAACATGCATTGTTTATTAACAATCTATCTGAGATTCAGTAGATTTACTTCAATGTATCACGCAATTCACGCGTCACTATCTCCTAAATAATTTCTATATGGCGtcattcataaacgcgttactggcctgaattagctgtgaatcgtttgtctttatctgtcattttgactaatgtatttgtaagaaagggataaaacataatttaactaaatcaggcccgtaaagttttatgaattaggcccacttgcactatcccactaacccggggttaaaagattaaaccgttaacccagtcacagattataaattataatacccagtatcaaattgtactgataaccatggtaactccaggtttaactggttaaccccgggttagtaggatggtgcaagtgggcctaaggggTATAAAttattgcgtttttttattattatccgaAACTCATTTGATCAACGATATTTTGAGAACTACAATATATTCTGCCATAGGCTAGGTATTCAATGCATACCAATAATACACTGAATTAACCTAAATTCtgtaagataataaaataactaaaaataaaatacacgatTTACCTGTTTATACCTGTCCTACGTACCATCGGAACTTATTTCAAGTGTTTTGTGAACGCAGCTGTTTATTCATTTGACGTGTAACTTTGACATGAAACTGACATCGTATTTTTAAACGtattaaactttaaatttttagcGTCTGattcaattttaaaattcaaaagtgCTATTTAAATGTTTCACCGTTTGTATCTTTTGGTTCTTTGTATATTCAACGCGTCTCCAGGTCAAAGATGTGTGCTAAATTCTCGGTCTCATTTTGGAGAACCGTTGCCGGTATTTTTAAGGAATGGAAGACTTTTAGAGCCCGATGATCGATATGGAAACGTGGAGATGAATAGCGGAGACACCTTGACTTTAAGCTGTGGGAGCTCAGGGCCTATATCGCATCCTAACGCCATTCGCCAGCTCAGAACTGCTACTATAACTTGTGAAGCCGGCGATAACTTCAGAAACGATGATTGGCTAAACGCGCCGGCTAGCTTCAGCCAATTTCGCTGTCAGGATCCCCCAGACTATAATAGCCAACGCACGAATCAATCATGCTTTAATGGGCATCAAATCTACGAAGTTGGGTATCAGATTGATAATCAATGGCATCCAGTATACCAGTCCTGTTTCGATGAAGATGTCCTCAGACCTGTTTATTCGAAATACACGCAGAAGCCATATAACGCCATGTTTCAAACGAGAGTAGATAGACCTTATTTTAAAGCGGATGGCAATTATAGAACCATTCCAGTGGAATCCTTGTTCTCTCCGTGGGGTCAGAGGGCAGCTATCGGAAACCTTGTAGGGTCTGCTATCGACCGCTACGTTACTAGATCCGAAGAGATGTCTAGAGGCCACTTAGCTGCGAAAACAGACTTTGTGTTTGCGTTCGGAGAAAGGGCTACATTCCACTACGTAAACTGCGCGCCTCAGTGGAAAAATTTCAACGGAGGAAACTGGAATACCTTAGAAGTTGACTTGAGAAACCACGTCCACGCAGCAGGATACAATACCATATTATACACGGGAACTTTTGGAGTGACCAGCCTTATTAACCAATATGGAGAACGAGTTGATCTCTACCTTGCAAATGATAATAACAACAATCCAATAATTCCAGTCcctcaatattattataaagtggTTTATGATACGGATTCTCGCAAGGGTATCGCCTTTGTGGGTATAAATAACCCGTATTACACTTCGAGCGAAGCAAGGGACCTGTTTTTCTGTGAAGACTTGTGTAGGGGCAACCCGGAATTTCGCTGGTTGACATGGCGCCCGGATAACCCTTCGGAGGGATACACTTTTTGTTGTAGAGTTGAGGATTTTCGGCGTACGGTTAATCATTTACCGGAATTCGAGGTTACAGGATTGCTaacgtaacttaaaaaaaactgttcgttatgtactattataaatatccatatttatataaatatattatttaattgctATCGTTTCATTTAaacattactttattttatttttgtatgttatcAAAATGAGTAGAAAAATAGAAAGTGAATTATTTGACACACCATTTCTACGTTGAAAAtctataatcgaatttaaactatcgtgagacatactaacttagctaacttagcggtttcactcacttttgttttagtcactccATTATCTTGGTCCTATTTAGGTCTTGATCATTATCAAGCACGCGGTCACGACGCTACACGACGCCGAcacacgacgacgacgacggtGCTagctaggctctccgaaacatgtcgcgcgagttaCTAAaagtacgtgag
This genomic interval carries:
- the LOC134747488 gene encoding uncharacterized protein LOC134747488, which produces MFHRLYLLVLCIFNASPGQRCVLNSRSHFGEPLPVFLRNGRLLEPDDRYGNVEMNSGDTLTLSCGSSGPISHPNAIRQLRTATITCEAGDNFRNDDWLNAPASFSQFRCQDPPDYNSQRTNQSCFNGHQIYEVGYQIDNQWHPVYQSCFDEDVLRPVYSKYTQKPYNAMFQTRVDRPYFKADGNYRTIPVESLFSPWGQRAAIGNLVGSAIDRYVTRSEEMSRGHLAAKTDFVFAFGERATFHYVNCAPQWKNFNGGNWNTLEVDLRNHVHAAGYNTILYTGTFGVTSLINQYGERVDLYLANDNNNNPIIPVPQYYYKVVYDTDSRKGIAFVGINNPYYTSSEARDLFFCEDLCRGNPEFRWLTWRPDNPSEGYTFCCRVEDFRRTVNHLPEFEVTGLLT